Proteins encoded by one window of Homoserinimonas aerilata:
- a CDS encoding M15 family metallopeptidase — protein MKNILLLITGAAIGFVAAHQINKTPEGRRFFEEVDSRVGEFTGAVVDGYKAREAELRAAVAEAEETIADLKRAAE, from the coding sequence ATGAAGAACATCCTGTTGCTCATCACCGGAGCCGCGATCGGCTTCGTCGCAGCCCACCAGATCAACAAGACGCCGGAGGGTCGCCGCTTCTTTGAAGAGGTCGACAGCCGCGTCGGCGAGTTCACCGGTGCTGTCGTCGACGGCTACAAGGCCCGCGAGGCAGAGCTTCGTGCGGCTGTGGCCGAGGCGGAGGAGACCATCGCCGACCTCAAGCGTGCCGCGGAGTAG
- the rpsD gene encoding 30S ribosomal protein S4 has translation MSTKSRTRSKTKLSRALGIPLTPKAAKGFEKRPYPPGEHGRTKRKTDSDYAVRLREKQRLRAQYGIREAQLKIVFQEARRAEGLTGENLVELLEMRLDAILVRAAIARTTAQARQMIVHRHIIVDGQRVDRPSFRVKPGQLVAVHARSEGMEPFQVAAAGGHVDVLPKTPEYLEVEIDKLQARLVRRPKRAEVPITCEVQLVVEYYAAR, from the coding sequence GTGTCTACCAAGTCACGTACTCGTAGCAAGACCAAGCTCTCCCGTGCGCTCGGCATCCCGCTGACCCCGAAGGCCGCAAAGGGCTTCGAGAAGCGCCCGTACCCGCCCGGAGAGCACGGCCGCACCAAGCGCAAGACCGACAGTGACTACGCTGTCCGCCTTCGCGAGAAGCAGCGCCTGCGTGCCCAGTACGGCATCCGCGAGGCCCAGCTCAAGATCGTCTTCCAGGAGGCGCGCCGCGCCGAGGGCCTGACCGGTGAGAACCTGGTCGAGCTTCTCGAGATGCGTCTCGACGCGATCCTGGTCCGTGCCGCCATCGCGCGCACCACGGCGCAGGCCCGCCAGATGATCGTGCACCGTCACATCATCGTCGACGGCCAGCGCGTCGACCGTCCGTCGTTCCGTGTCAAGCCCGGCCAGCTGGTCGCGGTTCACGCGCGCAGCGAGGGCATGGAGCCCTTCCAGGTCGCAGCGGCCGGCGGTCACGTCGACGTGCTGCCAAAGACTCCGGAGTACCTCGAGGTCGAGATCGACAAGCTGCAGGCGCGCCTCGTGCGTCGCCCGAAGCGTGCCGAGGTTCCGATCACGTGTGAAGTCCAGCTCGTCGTCGAGTACTACGCCGCGCGCTAG
- a CDS encoding RelA/SpoT family protein, translating into MTEVSTNSPAARRLLLPRLFSRAQYAGAIENLIRTVRAHHPKADVDIIERAYQVAEIAHRGQLRKSGEPYITHPVAVAQILAELGIGPRTLAAALLHDTVEDTDYTLDLLRKDFGDEVAMLVDGVTKLDKLKYGDSAQAETVRKMVVAMSKDIRVLVIKLADRLHNARTWGFVSSDSAKRKAQETLEIYAPLAHRLGIQAIKWELEDLSFAVLYPKLYVEIESLVKQRTPQREEFVQQVIDAVNEDLKAARIKGRVVGRPKQYYSIYQKMILRGRDFDEIYDLVGIRVLVNSVRDCYAVLGSIHARWTPIPGRFKDYIATPKFNLYQSLHTTVIGPKGRAVEIQIRTDEMHQRAEYGVAAHWKYKERVNGGKSSDSPMAGDSDMAWLAHIRDWEAETADAGEFLDSLRFEIGAKEVYVFTPQGKVIGLPAGATPVDFAYAVHTEVGHRTMGAKVNGRLVPLESELGSGDVVEVFTSKNPDAGPSQGWLTFVKSTRARNKIRQWFTKERRDEAMEQGKDAIARAMRKQNLPLQKLMNQGSISEVAAQLRYDDVSALYAAVGEGHVSTQSVLEKIMATLQAENEADETDIPLSRGRGKRRASGNSGVLVKGAPDILVKLAKCCTPVPGDAIMGFVTRGSGVSVHQSACVNVAALRLEPERIVDVEWAPSSTSVFLVQIQVEALDRSGLLSDVTRVLSEHHVNILSATVSTSTDRLAISKFVFEMGDTTHLDRVLNAVRRIDTVYDVYRVNS; encoded by the coding sequence ATGACCGAGGTCAGCACTAACAGTCCTGCGGCTCGGCGCCTACTTCTGCCGAGACTGTTCTCACGAGCGCAGTACGCCGGCGCTATCGAGAACCTGATCAGGACCGTCCGCGCGCATCACCCGAAGGCGGACGTCGACATCATCGAGCGCGCCTATCAGGTCGCCGAGATCGCTCATCGAGGCCAACTGCGCAAGAGCGGCGAGCCTTACATCACCCATCCTGTTGCCGTCGCCCAGATTCTTGCCGAGCTGGGGATCGGCCCCAGGACCCTTGCCGCGGCCCTTCTGCATGACACCGTCGAGGACACCGACTACACACTCGACCTCCTGCGCAAGGACTTCGGCGACGAGGTCGCGATGCTCGTCGACGGCGTCACCAAGCTCGACAAGCTCAAATATGGTGACAGCGCCCAGGCCGAGACCGTCCGCAAGATGGTCGTGGCCATGTCCAAGGACATCCGCGTGCTCGTCATCAAGCTCGCAGACCGACTGCACAATGCCCGCACTTGGGGCTTCGTGTCCTCAGACTCGGCCAAGCGCAAGGCTCAGGAGACCCTCGAGATCTACGCCCCGCTGGCTCACCGCCTCGGTATCCAGGCGATCAAGTGGGAGCTTGAAGATCTCTCCTTCGCTGTGCTCTATCCCAAGCTCTACGTCGAGATCGAAAGCCTCGTCAAGCAGCGAACCCCGCAGCGCGAGGAGTTTGTGCAACAGGTCATCGATGCCGTGAACGAGGATCTCAAGGCGGCGCGCATCAAGGGCCGCGTCGTCGGGCGGCCGAAGCAGTACTACTCGATCTACCAGAAGATGATTCTGCGCGGCCGGGACTTCGACGAGATCTACGATCTGGTGGGCATCCGTGTGCTCGTGAACTCTGTACGGGACTGTTACGCGGTGCTCGGCTCGATTCACGCCAGATGGACGCCGATCCCCGGGCGCTTCAAGGACTACATCGCGACGCCGAAGTTCAACCTCTACCAGTCGCTGCACACCACGGTGATAGGCCCGAAGGGGCGAGCCGTCGAGATCCAGATCCGCACCGACGAGATGCACCAACGGGCCGAATACGGTGTCGCGGCTCACTGGAAGTACAAGGAGCGTGTCAACGGCGGCAAGTCGTCCGACAGCCCGATGGCCGGTGACTCCGACATGGCCTGGCTCGCCCACATTCGCGACTGGGAGGCGGAGACAGCCGATGCGGGGGAGTTCCTCGACTCTCTGCGCTTCGAGATCGGCGCGAAGGAGGTGTACGTCTTCACTCCGCAGGGTAAGGTCATCGGCCTACCCGCCGGTGCGACGCCCGTCGACTTCGCGTATGCCGTGCACACCGAGGTGGGGCACCGCACGATGGGCGCCAAGGTCAACGGTCGCCTGGTCCCGCTCGAGAGCGAGCTGGGCAGCGGAGACGTCGTCGAGGTGTTCACCTCGAAGAATCCGGATGCCGGTCCCAGCCAGGGATGGCTGACCTTCGTCAAGAGCACCCGCGCCCGCAACAAGATCCGTCAGTGGTTCACCAAGGAGCGCCGCGACGAGGCGATGGAACAGGGCAAGGATGCGATTGCCCGCGCCATGCGCAAGCAGAACCTTCCCCTGCAGAAGCTGATGAACCAGGGCTCGATCAGCGAGGTCGCCGCGCAGCTGCGCTATGACGACGTCTCAGCGCTCTACGCTGCCGTCGGCGAAGGCCATGTCTCCACGCAGTCCGTGCTGGAGAAGATCATGGCAACGCTCCAGGCGGAGAATGAAGCGGATGAGACCGATATCCCGCTGTCTCGCGGACGTGGCAAGCGGCGTGCGAGCGGAAACTCCGGCGTCCTGGTCAAGGGCGCTCCCGACATCCTCGTGAAGCTCGCGAAGTGCTGCACTCCGGTGCCCGGTGACGCCATCATGGGTTTCGTCACCCGTGGGTCCGGTGTGTCCGTCCATCAGTCCGCCTGCGTGAATGTTGCAGCCCTTCGTCTTGAGCCGGAACGCATCGTCGACGTCGAGTGGGCTCCGTCCTCCACCAGCGTCTTCCTGGTCCAGATCCAGGTCGAGGCGCTCGACCGCTCCGGGCTGCTCTCCGATGTGACACGTGTGCTCTCGGAGCATCATGTGAACATCCTGTCGGCCACGGTCTCAACCTCGACCGATCGGCTCGCGATCAGCAAGTTCGTGTTTGAGATGGGCGACACCACCCATCTTGATCGCGTGCTCAACGCCGTCCGCCGGATCGACACGGTCTACGACGTCTACAGGGTCAACTCCTGA
- a CDS encoding DUF349 domain-containing protein: MTNNNQAPWGRVDETGTVFVRDGDDERAVGQYPDGTPEEALAYFERKYTDLAGQVTLLEQRIKRGTPGADIAKTVDALRETVASANAVGDLAALRTRLDALGGSVDELTEKQQAENRAALDEAIAYRTALVAEAEQLAAQDPARIQWKQTSSALDELFARWQKHQQDGPRLPKGEGNELWKRFRAARTTIESHRKAFFADLDAVHKEARALKQELVAKAEALAPRGADGIPEYRRLLDDWKAAGRAGKKVDDALWARFKTAGDELYSAKSEIDARDNVEFEENLRLKEELLTEAEPLLKATNRDSARTTLLSIQRRWDEIGKVPREKVKPVEDRLRKVENAVKKLDDDHWQRNNPERKARAEGLASQLQDAIAKLEDELEQAKAGGDAKKIADAQEALDARRLWLGVIDA, translated from the coding sequence TTGACGAACAACAACCAGGCACCGTGGGGTCGCGTCGACGAAACGGGAACCGTGTTCGTACGCGACGGAGACGATGAGCGTGCTGTCGGCCAGTATCCCGACGGAACGCCCGAGGAGGCGTTGGCCTACTTCGAGCGCAAGTACACCGATCTCGCCGGGCAGGTCACGCTCCTCGAACAGCGCATCAAACGCGGCACCCCGGGCGCAGACATCGCGAAGACCGTTGATGCCCTGCGGGAGACCGTCGCCTCGGCGAATGCCGTCGGCGATCTCGCTGCGCTTCGCACCCGGCTGGATGCCCTCGGTGGCTCGGTCGACGAGCTGACGGAGAAGCAGCAGGCCGAGAATCGTGCAGCCCTCGATGAGGCGATCGCCTATCGCACCGCTCTCGTCGCCGAGGCGGAGCAGCTTGCCGCTCAGGATCCCGCTCGAATCCAGTGGAAGCAGACGAGCAGCGCGCTCGACGAGCTCTTCGCTCGCTGGCAGAAGCATCAGCAGGATGGCCCGCGCCTCCCGAAGGGTGAGGGCAATGAGCTCTGGAAGCGCTTCAGGGCGGCCCGCACGACCATCGAATCCCACCGCAAGGCCTTCTTCGCAGATCTCGACGCGGTGCACAAGGAGGCTCGGGCACTCAAGCAGGAGCTTGTGGCCAAGGCCGAAGCGCTCGCGCCTCGCGGCGCCGACGGCATTCCCGAGTACCGTCGGCTTCTCGATGACTGGAAGGCGGCCGGGCGTGCCGGCAAGAAGGTCGACGATGCTCTCTGGGCCCGGTTCAAGACGGCGGGAGACGAGCTCTACTCCGCGAAGTCTGAGATCGATGCCCGTGACAACGTTGAGTTCGAGGAGAACCTTCGTCTCAAGGAGGAGCTCCTCACCGAGGCTGAGCCCCTGTTGAAGGCCACCAACCGTGACAGCGCGCGCACGACACTGCTGTCGATCCAGCGTCGCTGGGATGAGATCGGCAAGGTCCCCCGTGAAAAGGTCAAGCCCGTCGAGGACCGCCTGCGCAAGGTGGAGAACGCGGTCAAGAAGCTCGACGACGATCACTGGCAGCGCAACAACCCCGAGCGCAAGGCTCGGGCGGAGGGCCTCGCCAGCCAGCTTCAGGATGCGATCGCGAAGCTCGAGGACGAGCTCGAGCAGGCAAAGGCTGGCGGCGATGCCAAGAAGATCGCCGACGCACAGGAGGCTCTCGACGCTCGCAGGCTCTGGCTGGGTGTCATCGACGCCTGA
- the alaS gene encoding alanine--tRNA ligase yields MQTADIRQRWLDFFADRGHTVVPSASLVSDDPTLLFTVAGMVPFIPYLTGLIPAPYPRATSVQKCIRTLDIEEVGKTTRHGTFFQMNGNFSFGDYFKEQAIAYAWEMLTTSEADGGYGFEERDLWVTVYEDDDEAIEIWKRIAGLPDERIQRLGKADNYWHTGQSGPGGPCSEIYVDRGPAYGAEGGPAVDDNRYIEIWNLVFMQYLLDDVKSKTDFRVVRELPKRNIDTGLGLERVAFLKQGVENMYEIDQVRPVLDRAAELSGRRYGANHEDDVRMRVVADHVRSALMLMSDGVTPSNEGRGYILRRLLRRSVRSMRLLGVDTATFGELFPASRDAMKASYPEVESGYDRIARLAYAEEENFLGTLASGTNILDLAVAKTRDAGTRQLPGDTAFLLHDTFGFPIDLTLEMAEEAGLSVDRAAFDSLMLEQRTKAKADAKAKKTALADLSVYGEFRAKGETVFTGYEYLNTDTRVLGLIVDGESVTKAIAGQTAEVILAETSLYAESGGQEADAGEIVGSGFELEVLDVQRPVKGLISHRVLVRSGEVGVDDAATTVVDPEWRRGATQAHSATHLVHAALRQVLGSDAHQAGSYNKAGYMRLDFNWNQALSPETRSEIEEISNLAIRSNLVVETRVMPLAEAKTLGAMALFGEKYGDTVRVVDIGGPWSRELCAGTHVASSSEIGLINLVSESSVGSTNRRIESLVGIEAFRELAGERAIVSQLTASLKTPREQLPERIADLVANLKAAEKRVAEYESAALAQRIPQLVDAAVRRGGVTFVSDSLGTLGSSDDLRSLVTGVRARLGSEPAVVALAAEIGGKPAVIVASNEAARALGVKAGALAKAAAGMLGGGGGGKDDLAQGGGSDVSAIPAALSTIEAELPS; encoded by the coding sequence ATGCAGACCGCCGATATCCGTCAACGCTGGCTCGACTTCTTCGCCGACCGGGGCCACACCGTGGTTCCTTCCGCCTCGCTTGTCAGCGATGATCCCACCCTGCTCTTCACCGTTGCTGGCATGGTGCCGTTCATCCCGTATCTGACCGGCTTGATCCCGGCACCGTACCCTCGTGCGACGAGCGTGCAGAAATGCATCCGCACCCTCGACATCGAGGAGGTCGGCAAGACGACACGGCATGGCACGTTCTTCCAGATGAACGGCAACTTCTCCTTCGGCGATTACTTCAAGGAGCAGGCGATCGCCTATGCCTGGGAGATGCTGACGACGTCAGAGGCGGATGGCGGTTATGGCTTCGAGGAACGGGATCTGTGGGTCACCGTCTACGAAGACGACGACGAGGCGATCGAGATCTGGAAGCGGATCGCAGGCCTGCCCGACGAGCGCATCCAGCGACTCGGCAAGGCCGACAACTATTGGCACACCGGTCAGTCGGGCCCCGGTGGCCCCTGCTCCGAGATCTATGTCGACCGTGGGCCGGCATACGGCGCGGAGGGCGGCCCTGCCGTCGATGACAACCGATACATCGAGATCTGGAATCTCGTGTTCATGCAATACCTGCTCGATGATGTGAAGAGCAAGACAGACTTCCGAGTCGTTCGAGAACTGCCCAAACGGAACATCGACACCGGCCTGGGCCTTGAGCGCGTTGCATTCCTCAAGCAGGGCGTCGAGAACATGTACGAGATCGATCAGGTACGGCCTGTTCTGGATCGCGCCGCAGAGCTCTCGGGCCGTCGCTACGGCGCCAACCACGAGGATGATGTGCGGATGCGCGTCGTAGCCGACCATGTGCGTTCTGCCCTGATGCTGATGTCTGACGGCGTGACTCCGTCGAACGAGGGCCGTGGTTACATCCTGCGCCGTCTGCTCCGCAGGAGCGTGCGATCAATGCGACTGCTCGGTGTCGACACGGCGACGTTCGGCGAGCTCTTCCCCGCTTCTCGCGATGCCATGAAGGCCTCCTACCCAGAGGTGGAGAGCGGTTACGACCGCATCGCGCGCCTCGCCTACGCCGAGGAGGAGAACTTCCTGGGCACCCTGGCGAGCGGCACGAACATCCTGGATCTGGCCGTTGCGAAGACGCGTGATGCGGGCACGAGACAGCTTCCCGGCGACACGGCATTCCTGCTTCACGACACCTTCGGCTTCCCGATCGATCTGACGCTCGAGATGGCCGAGGAGGCGGGGCTGAGTGTGGACCGCGCGGCCTTCGACTCGCTCATGCTTGAACAGCGCACGAAGGCGAAGGCCGATGCGAAGGCCAAGAAGACGGCCCTTGCTGATCTCTCCGTCTATGGCGAGTTCCGTGCGAAGGGTGAGACGGTCTTCACGGGCTACGAATACCTCAACACCGACACTCGGGTACTGGGCCTCATCGTTGACGGCGAGTCTGTCACGAAGGCCATCGCGGGCCAGACGGCTGAGGTCATCCTCGCCGAGACTTCGCTCTACGCCGAGTCCGGCGGCCAGGAGGCCGATGCCGGCGAGATCGTGGGCTCTGGTTTCGAACTCGAGGTGCTCGACGTTCAGCGCCCCGTCAAGGGGCTGATCAGCCATCGCGTCCTGGTGCGTTCGGGTGAGGTCGGCGTGGACGACGCTGCGACGACTGTCGTCGACCCCGAATGGCGCCGCGGCGCAACGCAGGCCCACTCGGCGACCCATCTGGTGCATGCTGCGCTTCGTCAGGTACTGGGTTCGGATGCTCACCAGGCCGGCTCCTACAACAAGGCCGGGTACATGAGGCTCGACTTCAACTGGAATCAGGCGCTCTCGCCGGAGACACGGTCTGAGATCGAGGAGATCTCGAATCTCGCGATCCGCAGCAACCTCGTGGTCGAGACTCGGGTCATGCCGCTCGCGGAGGCGAAGACGCTCGGCGCGATGGCCCTCTTCGGGGAGAAGTATGGCGACACCGTGCGTGTCGTAGACATCGGTGGCCCCTGGTCTCGTGAGCTCTGTGCGGGAACGCACGTTGCAAGCAGCTCGGAGATCGGACTCATCAACCTCGTCAGCGAGTCGTCGGTGGGGTCCACGAACCGTCGGATCGAGTCGCTTGTGGGTATCGAGGCGTTCCGCGAGCTGGCGGGGGAGCGGGCCATCGTCTCGCAGCTCACCGCGAGCCTGAAGACACCCCGCGAGCAGCTCCCTGAGCGCATCGCGGATCTCGTCGCCAACCTGAAGGCTGCGGAGAAGCGGGTCGCAGAGTACGAGTCAGCAGCCCTCGCGCAGCGCATCCCGCAGCTTGTCGACGCCGCAGTCCGTCGCGGAGGCGTGACGTTCGTGAGCGACTCGCTCGGAACGCTCGGGTCATCCGATGATCTCCGGTCCCTCGTCACGGGGGTTCGTGCTCGGCTCGGCAGCGA
- a CDS encoding rhodanese-like domain-containing protein: MTEITAAEALQLAQDASWREASGLLIDVREQQEWDRGHSPLAVHIPMSEFSSRIHEVPTGRRLLIVCRSGARSARVTSALLDAGYDAVNVAGGMIDWNRAGGDLVGEGPGPAGVE; encoded by the coding sequence GTGACGGAGATCACAGCGGCAGAGGCCCTGCAGCTCGCGCAGGATGCATCATGGCGTGAGGCATCCGGACTGCTCATCGACGTGCGCGAGCAGCAGGAGTGGGATCGCGGGCATTCGCCTCTGGCTGTCCACATTCCGATGTCCGAGTTCTCGTCCCGCATCCACGAGGTGCCAACGGGACGCCGACTGCTCATCGTCTGTCGTTCAGGCGCCCGCTCCGCCCGCGTCACCTCTGCCCTGCTCGACGCGGGCTATGACGCAGTCAACGTCGCCGGCGGCATGATCGACTGGAACAGGGCGGGTGGTGACCTCGTCGGCGAGGGCCCGGGGCCCGCTGGCGTGGAATAG
- a CDS encoding peptidylprolyl isomerase — MAGSRNGEKDARASRERLRVYTARRTVHEKSVQRRKRDNLLAILAGLVIVALATVAQFTFFTVGPGAPEPTPSATAEPSASPDPAAEGENVGDVPDPALAESRTWTGELELNSVPLAIELDGAAAPQAVAAFVQEVTDDYFVDKSCHRLTDGGFFVLQCGSLDGTGAGDPSFSFGPIENAPVDDVYAAGTIAMARAQGDAYSNGRQFFIVYDDTTIPSDAAGGYTVIGKVTSGLDQLKAEITDAGLTPVNSENDGTPVVPTTITRVTIG; from the coding sequence GTGGCTGGCAGCAGGAACGGCGAGAAGGATGCGCGCGCATCGCGGGAACGACTCCGCGTCTACACAGCGCGGCGCACGGTGCACGAGAAGAGCGTGCAGAGGCGCAAGCGAGACAACCTGCTCGCCATACTCGCAGGCCTCGTGATCGTGGCTCTCGCGACGGTTGCACAGTTCACCTTCTTCACGGTGGGGCCTGGAGCCCCTGAGCCAACGCCGAGCGCGACAGCCGAACCCAGCGCCTCGCCCGATCCTGCGGCGGAGGGTGAGAACGTGGGAGACGTGCCCGATCCGGCGCTCGCGGAATCCCGCACCTGGACCGGCGAACTCGAACTGAACTCGGTTCCCCTTGCAATAGAGCTCGACGGGGCCGCAGCGCCGCAGGCCGTCGCCGCCTTCGTGCAGGAGGTCACCGACGACTACTTCGTAGACAAGAGCTGCCACCGACTCACCGACGGTGGCTTCTTCGTGCTGCAGTGCGGTTCTCTCGACGGAACGGGCGCCGGCGATCCGTCCTTCAGTTTCGGCCCGATCGAGAACGCGCCCGTCGATGACGTCTATGCTGCCGGCACGATCGCCATGGCTCGGGCCCAGGGTGACGCATACAGCAACGGTCGGCAGTTCTTCATCGTCTACGACGACACCACCATCCCCTCGGATGCCGCTGGCGGATACACCGTCATCGGCAAGGTCACCAGCGGACTCGACCAGCTCAAGGCTGAGATCACCGATGCAGGGCTCACTCCTGTCAACAGCGAGAACGACGGCACACCCGTCGTGCCGACGACCATCACTCGCGTCACGATCGGCTGA
- a CDS encoding replication-associated recombination protein A: MVDGQPGLYTGATPLAVRMRPRSLDEVAGQRHLLTPGSPLVSLASEPGGDEGSVSVILWGPPGTGKTTLAQAIAHSSGRRFVELSAVTAGVKDVREVMESALSQRDLYGQSTVLFLDEIHRFTKAQQDALLPGVENGWVILVAATTENPSFSVISPLLSRSLLLTLEQLSDEDLGILVDRAVVAPQGLDGKVTLAADARADIIRLASGDARRALTALEAASKSALSVTTGESSTAAKKKAKPVVTSETVSLAVDRALLRYDRNGDEHYDVISAFIKSIRGSDPDAALHYLARMIEAGEDPRFIARRIIVSAAEDIGMADPQGLVIATAAATAVQMIGMPEGRIPLAEAVVYLATAPKSNASYMGINAAIADVRAGNFGRVPKHLRDAHYAGAKKLGHGKGYRYPHDSELGVVQQDYLPAELAGASYYTPTDHGNERDVSSRLEKLLRIIRGR, translated from the coding sequence ATGGTGGATGGACAGCCCGGGCTCTATACGGGCGCAACGCCTCTCGCAGTCAGGATGCGTCCGCGGAGCCTCGACGAGGTCGCCGGGCAGCGACATCTGCTGACCCCCGGGTCGCCGCTGGTGAGTCTCGCATCTGAGCCGGGGGGAGATGAGGGTTCGGTCTCCGTCATCCTGTGGGGCCCTCCCGGCACAGGCAAGACCACCCTCGCCCAGGCGATAGCGCACAGCTCGGGGCGCCGCTTCGTGGAGCTCTCCGCTGTCACCGCAGGGGTCAAGGACGTGCGCGAGGTCATGGAGTCTGCGCTGTCACAGCGTGATCTGTACGGGCAGTCGACCGTGCTCTTCCTCGACGAGATCCACCGCTTCACAAAGGCACAGCAGGATGCTCTCCTGCCCGGTGTGGAGAACGGTTGGGTCATCCTTGTCGCCGCGACGACCGAGAATCCGTCGTTCTCGGTGATCTCGCCGTTGCTGTCCCGGTCCCTGCTGCTGACGCTTGAACAGCTGAGCGACGAAGATCTCGGCATCCTCGTCGATCGGGCGGTCGTGGCTCCGCAGGGGCTTGACGGCAAGGTCACACTCGCTGCCGACGCGCGGGCCGACATCATCAGGCTCGCATCCGGGGACGCGCGACGGGCGCTCACGGCGCTCGAGGCGGCATCCAAGTCGGCCCTCTCTGTCACCACTGGCGAGTCGAGCACTGCGGCGAAGAAGAAGGCGAAGCCCGTCGTCACCTCAGAGACGGTGTCGCTCGCCGTCGATCGCGCGCTGCTGCGCTACGACCGCAACGGCGACGAGCACTACGACGTCATCAGCGCGTTCATCAAGTCGATCCGCGGATCTGACCCGGATGCCGCCCTGCATTACCTCGCGCGCATGATCGAGGCGGGGGAGGATCCGCGTTTCATCGCTCGACGCATCATCGTGAGCGCAGCAGAGGACATCGGCATGGCGGATCCTCAGGGGCTGGTGATCGCCACTGCGGCGGCGACGGCCGTGCAGATGATCGGCATGCCGGAGGGTCGCATCCCGCTGGCGGAGGCGGTCGTCTATCTCGCCACCGCGCCGAAGTCGAATGCCTCGTACATGGGAATCAACGCGGCGATCGCGGATGTTCGGGCCGGCAACTTCGGCCGGGTCCCGAAGCATCTCAGGGACGCCCACTACGCGGGTGCGAAGAAACTCGGTCACGGCAAGGGTTACCGCTATCCGCATGACTCCGAACTCGGTGTCGTGCAGCAGGACTATCTTCCTGCGGAGCTCGCGGGGGCGAGCTACTACACGCCGACCGATCACGGTAATGAGCGCGATGTCTCCTCGCGCCTCGAAAAGCTGCTGCGCATCATCCGCGGCAGGTGA